One genomic region from Spirosoma sp. KCTC 42546 encodes:
- a CDS encoding pseudouridine synthase → MVSKPLPILYQSADLVAINKPHGLLVHRSMIASDASEFAVQILRDQLGQRVYPVHRLDRKTGGVLLFALTESMNSIMQQQFMGALVDKKYIAIVRGYTPDEQTIDYPLRNDETGVSQEAVTHLKTLRQTEIPLPFGKHPTSRYSLVELTPATGRMHQLRKHMAHILHPIIGDRPHGCNKQNKLFKEHFEMNTMLLHAQQIEFVHPVTSEVITITAPFQAEFERMLGALFGKM, encoded by the coding sequence ATTGTGTCGAAACCGCTTCCCATTCTCTACCAGTCTGCCGATTTAGTCGCGATCAATAAACCGCACGGACTGTTGGTTCACCGGTCCATGATTGCCAGCGATGCCAGCGAGTTTGCCGTACAGATTCTCCGCGATCAGTTGGGCCAGCGCGTGTATCCCGTTCACCGACTGGATCGCAAAACGGGGGGCGTGTTACTCTTTGCGCTAACCGAATCCATGAATTCCATCATGCAGCAGCAGTTTATGGGTGCACTGGTAGACAAAAAATACATCGCCATCGTACGCGGCTATACACCCGATGAACAAACCATCGATTATCCACTTCGAAATGATGAAACGGGCGTATCTCAGGAGGCAGTAACCCACCTAAAAACGCTTCGACAAACCGAAATCCCCCTACCCTTCGGGAAACACCCTACCTCCCGCTATTCGCTGGTGGAGCTAACCCCTGCTACCGGACGAATGCACCAGTTGCGCAAGCACATGGCCCACATCCTCCACCCCATCATCGGCGACCGGCCCCACGGCTGCAACAAACAAAACAAGTTATTCAAGGAGCATTTCGAGATGAACACCATGCTGTTGCACGCCCAGCAAATTGAGTTTGTGCATCCTGTCACGTCAGAAGTGATTACGATAACAGCGCCGTTTCAGGCGGAGTTTGAGCGGATGCTGGGGGCGTTGTTTGGGAAAATGTAA
- a CDS encoding DUF4403 family protein, whose amino-acid sequence MRTPPSHCYFIALSLFGLLTQCQQKKPDAPKAEGFDPPIPQTMSYVAGPITFQLTELQEKINKELDPVLVGNQSKDGKTKGIISFRVKRLGPVHVEYADQQIKLSAPLQMWLTKPFSRDTTPPKNPFCAINVNFKSPLSVTPNWRLASRTNFTNYTWIVQPKVLGFSLTQLVQNLLEKHKTSIEMAIDSAVYKELRLDKMVAPIWHDMQTPLLIDKDYGLWLTPRPISVAAGPVSGDGKQLTTPVRIALETKTELKPKSPVHARTPLPLLQKRDEVSQLSDLHLMSFIPYADINRMLDLTVRNKKLALGSLTIKHISVYGGQHSLIVKADLDGLMDGTVYLRGKPTFDTLTNTLKINNLDFDAASGNILSKSTGAVWHDGLRKLLEKLLIIRLGDDIAKLPQTINKAFEKGGAGKKTDLGIKSFRFTPQKIAIRPDGIQALINVESKVLLKVNQL is encoded by the coding sequence ATGAGAACACCACCATCACACTGTTATTTCATTGCGCTGAGCCTTTTTGGACTACTGACACAATGCCAGCAAAAAAAGCCCGATGCGCCCAAAGCCGAGGGTTTTGATCCGCCCATTCCACAAACGATGTCGTATGTGGCCGGACCGATTACGTTTCAGTTAACGGAATTACAGGAGAAAATCAATAAGGAACTCGACCCGGTATTGGTGGGTAATCAATCGAAAGACGGCAAAACGAAAGGAATTATTTCCTTCCGTGTCAAACGCCTGGGTCCCGTTCATGTTGAATACGCCGATCAGCAGATAAAACTCTCGGCACCCCTGCAAATGTGGCTCACAAAACCGTTCAGCCGGGACACGACGCCCCCAAAAAATCCTTTTTGTGCGATAAATGTCAATTTCAAAAGTCCACTGAGCGTTACACCCAATTGGCGACTAGCCAGCCGCACAAACTTCACAAATTATACGTGGATTGTTCAACCCAAAGTTCTCGGCTTTTCGCTGACGCAACTGGTTCAGAACCTGCTGGAAAAGCATAAGACGTCAATCGAAATGGCCATTGATTCGGCGGTTTATAAGGAGTTACGACTCGATAAAATGGTGGCTCCCATCTGGCATGATATGCAGACTCCGCTGCTGATTGACAAGGATTACGGTCTGTGGCTAACTCCCCGGCCTATCAGTGTTGCGGCTGGTCCGGTGAGTGGCGATGGGAAACAATTAACCACGCCTGTTCGGATTGCGTTGGAAACGAAAACCGAACTAAAACCCAAGTCGCCGGTACACGCGCGGACACCGTTACCATTGTTACAAAAGCGAGACGAAGTTTCACAACTATCGGATTTGCACCTCATGAGTTTTATCCCCTACGCCGACATTAACCGGATGCTGGACCTGACCGTTCGGAACAAGAAACTGGCACTGGGCAGCCTGACGATAAAGCATATATCGGTCTATGGAGGGCAACATTCCCTGATCGTGAAAGCTGATCTGGATGGACTTATGGACGGAACCGTTTATTTACGCGGTAAACCTACTTTTGACACCTTAACCAATACCCTAAAAATCAACAATTTAGATTTCGATGCAGCATCGGGGAATATCCTATCAAAAAGCACAGGAGCGGTATGGCACGATGGGTTACGCAAATTACTGGAAAAGTTGCTGATCATCCGTTTAGGCGATGACATTGCCAAGTTGCCTCAGACAATCAACAAGGCTTTTGAGAAAGGAGGAGCTGGCAAGAAGACGGATCTAGGTATAAAATCTTTTCGGTTCACACCCCAGAAAATAGCGATTCGGCCCGATGGCATTCAGGCATTGATTAACGTAGAATCAAAAGTCTTATTGAAGGTAAATCAGTTATAA
- a CDS encoding zinc-dependent peptidase: MIVLISILVLIIGWFGWQYLQRKQVDEQPLLTNYPQLLQAHVSYYQDLSAERKKVFEDRVNQFLNHIKIEGVGTTVNDLDKVLVASSAIIPIFGFDDWYYPLTNVLLYEGSFNADYQTTGEGRNILGMVGEGGALQSTMVLSKPALHEGFANESSKGNTGIHEFVHLLDKVDGATDGLPEYLLPKDHIKPWLQLIHKSINDIKANHSDINPYGITNEAEFFAVVSEYFFKRPDLLQEKHPELFARLEEIFRQNPLEN; this comes from the coding sequence ATGATTGTTCTGATCAGTATACTAGTATTGATAATTGGCTGGTTTGGCTGGCAGTATCTACAACGGAAGCAGGTAGATGAACAACCTTTACTGACCAACTATCCGCAATTATTACAAGCGCATGTATCCTATTATCAGGATTTGAGTGCGGAAAGAAAAAAGGTATTTGAGGATCGGGTCAATCAGTTTCTGAACCATATCAAAATTGAAGGAGTAGGTACAACGGTCAATGATCTCGATAAAGTTTTAGTAGCCAGTAGTGCCATCATCCCTATCTTCGGCTTCGACGACTGGTATTACCCACTAACGAATGTGCTGCTCTACGAAGGTAGCTTCAACGCCGATTACCAGACTACCGGAGAGGGCCGAAATATTCTGGGTATGGTCGGCGAAGGTGGTGCCTTGCAAAGTACAATGGTGCTATCGAAACCAGCATTGCACGAGGGTTTTGCTAACGAAAGCAGCAAAGGCAATACAGGTATCCATGAATTTGTGCATCTGCTCGATAAAGTTGATGGTGCCACGGATGGCTTACCGGAATACCTCCTGCCAAAAGACCACATTAAACCGTGGCTGCAACTGATTCATAAAAGCATCAACGACATCAAAGCCAACCACTCGGATATCAACCCCTACGGCATCACCAACGAAGCGGAGTTCTTCGCCGTCGTATCCGAGTATTTCTTCAAACGTCCTGATTTATTACAGGAAAAACACCCGGAACTGTTCGCAAGGCTGGAAGAGATTTTCCGACAGAATCCGCTGGAGAATTAA
- a CDS encoding M14 metallopeptidase family protein, translating into MNIPPLYTLKRIFLPAICCCWLASSSVTAQQKPIPKPEETLGFPVGADFHLATYEQSLAYFKKLDEASDMVKLVHVGETSDGRPWYFALISSKKNLDNIDKYRAIAQRLAHPAGLTDDEAKKLSMEGKPLVHIDGGLHASEVAGAQHTISLAYDMLSKADDPKIRNILDNVILLLWPSLNPDGQTMIGDWYKSNVGTPFEVAPPPFLYQKYVGHDNNRDAYMLNMIESRVVARTWREWEPNIIFVHHQTSPFPTRIWLPPFAEPIASQTPPIIAREVNMIGMAMAQALESNGQKGATHMGTGFDAWYPGYIDYMPVLQNIPAFWTETALYNYATPHFYTVRDFPQDKKEFRVESLYSSPWPGGWWRISDAMAYMETASLATLDYAAKYGDVLLYNRYQSGRNTIKKYEQEPPYAYFIPQKQRDPARPAELLRRLAFHGIRIGQLTKDVAFDGRNYAKGTWVIPMNQEYGELTKQLLDVQAYPDLREFPGGPPEQPYDAAGWTLPLQFELNVIPAITPLSAELKSAIQLVSGTGKDWKTDDKKDATPADFVTGIGFDTNPVSAGIKTPEGKLTGTGAVVLVNPAENNAFKVITRSLKAGASVKFNKENQRYAISGLARTTLEPWIKDLGITAELTTNTAGATVKPRIAIYKPWTASMDEGWSQWILEQFEFPFAVINNTDVLASDLSDRFDVILMASDRPRNIKDGFAKGAVPPAYEGGLGTLGAANLANFVSQGGTLVCLNESSDYAIEALHLPVKNVVAGVNPKDFFTGGSILEVETDPTHPVMAGMPTRAAVFVDDSPVFTTLEGFKGQALAKFATSGSPLRSGYLLGEKYLQGYAASLDVKQGKGHVILHGFRPQWRGQPLGTYRVLLNSVLYGGEITRGTYGTPEFWKAPAVAVKP; encoded by the coding sequence ATGAACATCCCCCCACTGTACACCCTGAAACGTATTTTCCTCCCTGCCATATGCTGTTGCTGGCTAGCAAGTTCATCCGTTACCGCCCAGCAAAAACCCATTCCCAAACCCGAAGAAACACTCGGGTTTCCGGTAGGCGCTGATTTCCATCTGGCTACCTACGAGCAATCGCTGGCCTATTTTAAGAAACTCGATGAAGCCAGCGATATGGTCAAACTGGTGCATGTGGGCGAAACCTCCGATGGTCGCCCCTGGTATTTTGCCCTGATTTCCTCCAAAAAGAATCTCGATAACATCGACAAATACCGGGCTATTGCGCAACGACTGGCGCACCCAGCCGGACTTACCGACGACGAAGCAAAAAAGCTGTCGATGGAAGGAAAACCACTGGTGCATATCGATGGCGGTTTGCACGCATCCGAAGTGGCAGGGGCACAGCATACTATTTCGCTGGCCTACGACATGCTCAGCAAAGCCGACGATCCCAAGATCAGGAACATTCTGGATAATGTGATTCTGCTACTCTGGCCGTCGCTCAACCCCGATGGGCAAACGATGATTGGCGATTGGTACAAATCAAATGTAGGCACGCCTTTCGAGGTGGCTCCTCCCCCGTTCTTGTACCAGAAATACGTTGGCCATGACAACAACCGCGACGCTTACATGCTCAACATGATCGAGTCGCGGGTGGTGGCGCGTACCTGGCGCGAGTGGGAACCGAATATCATTTTTGTGCATCACCAAACCTCGCCCTTCCCAACACGTATCTGGTTGCCACCCTTTGCCGAACCGATTGCGTCGCAAACACCGCCTATTATTGCTCGCGAAGTGAATATGATTGGTATGGCGATGGCGCAGGCACTGGAAAGCAATGGCCAAAAAGGAGCCACACATATGGGAACGGGTTTCGATGCCTGGTATCCCGGCTACATTGATTACATGCCCGTACTGCAAAACATTCCGGCTTTCTGGACCGAAACAGCTTTATACAACTACGCGACCCCCCATTTTTACACCGTTCGCGATTTCCCACAGGACAAAAAAGAGTTTCGGGTCGAGTCATTGTATTCCAGCCCGTGGCCGGGTGGCTGGTGGCGTATTAGCGATGCGATGGCGTACATGGAAACGGCCTCCCTGGCCACGCTCGATTATGCCGCTAAATACGGCGACGTGCTACTGTACAACCGCTACCAATCGGGACGAAATACGATCAAAAAATACGAACAGGAGCCGCCTTATGCGTACTTCATCCCACAAAAACAACGCGACCCTGCCCGACCGGCCGAGTTACTGCGTCGGTTAGCCTTCCACGGCATTCGTATTGGTCAGCTCACGAAAGATGTTGCGTTTGACGGACGAAATTACGCTAAAGGAACCTGGGTGATACCCATGAATCAGGAGTATGGCGAATTAACCAAACAATTGCTCGATGTGCAGGCGTACCCCGATTTGCGCGAATTTCCCGGCGGCCCACCTGAGCAACCGTATGATGCCGCAGGCTGGACACTTCCCCTGCAATTTGAGCTGAACGTAATCCCAGCCATAACCCCTTTATCTGCCGAGCTGAAAAGCGCCATTCAGCTAGTTAGTGGAACGGGTAAAGACTGGAAAACCGATGACAAGAAAGACGCTACCCCAGCGGATTTTGTAACGGGCATTGGCTTCGATACAAACCCGGTTTCGGCGGGGATTAAAACCCCAGAAGGAAAACTAACAGGTACGGGCGCGGTGGTGTTGGTCAATCCGGCCGAAAATAATGCGTTCAAAGTAATTACCCGATCATTGAAAGCGGGCGCGTCGGTCAAATTTAATAAAGAGAACCAACGGTATGCCATCAGTGGGTTAGCAAGAACAACGCTGGAGCCCTGGATTAAGGACTTAGGCATCACCGCCGAACTCACCACCAACACTGCCGGGGCAACGGTGAAACCCCGCATTGCCATTTACAAACCCTGGACCGCCAGCATGGACGAAGGCTGGTCGCAGTGGATTCTGGAACAGTTCGAATTTCCATTCGCCGTCATCAACAATACCGACGTGCTGGCCAGTGACCTCAGCGACCGCTTCGACGTGATCCTGATGGCGTCCGATCGGCCCCGGAACATCAAAGATGGTTTCGCGAAAGGAGCCGTGCCGCCCGCTTACGAAGGTGGGTTAGGAACTCTGGGGGCTGCGAACCTGGCCAATTTTGTAAGTCAGGGAGGAACGCTCGTCTGCCTGAATGAGAGCAGCGATTACGCCATTGAAGCGCTCCACTTACCCGTGAAAAACGTTGTGGCGGGTGTCAATCCTAAAGACTTCTTCACGGGCGGTTCGATACTGGAAGTAGAAACCGATCCTACCCATCCGGTCATGGCCGGTATGCCTACCCGAGCAGCTGTTTTTGTGGACGATAGTCCCGTTTTTACAACCCTTGAGGGTTTCAAAGGCCAGGCTTTGGCCAAGTTTGCCACGAGTGGTTCGCCCTTGCGGTCAGGTTATTTGCTGGGTGAAAAGTATTTACAAGGCTATGCCGCTTCGCTGGATGTAAAACAGGGCAAGGGGCACGTCATTCTGCATGGTTTCCGACCTCAGTGGCGTGGGCAACCGTTGGGAACCTATCGGGTACTGCTTAATTCAGTGCTGTACGGTGGTGAGATCACCAGAGGCACATACGGAACGCCGGAGTTCTGGAAAGCTCCCGCGGTGGCAGTGAAGCCGTAA
- a CDS encoding DinB family protein produces the protein MLTKTHLRFVRFVFAFLSLLGALSAVQAAAPMTTISQLTADWQRAKEYTKEYLDAMPEDGVNFKPTPEIRSFAEQMLHLSAANYNFGALASSKPNPMQGKKLEEMAEFKTKAALTKAVMDSYDFMIDAVKGMTDAQLGESVKMGQREMTKEVVLSKAFEHQTHHRGQCTIYIRMKGVKPPQEKLF, from the coding sequence ATGCTAACCAAAACACATTTACGATTCGTACGCTTCGTTTTCGCTTTCCTGAGTCTGCTTGGGGCATTATCTGCGGTCCAGGCTGCGGCTCCCATGACAACCATCTCGCAACTAACTGCCGACTGGCAGCGTGCCAAAGAGTATACAAAAGAGTATCTGGATGCGATGCCAGAAGATGGCGTAAACTTCAAACCAACTCCCGAAATTCGGAGCTTTGCTGAGCAGATGTTGCACCTGTCGGCAGCTAACTACAATTTTGGTGCATTGGCCAGTAGCAAACCGAATCCGATGCAGGGTAAAAAACTGGAAGAAATGGCTGAGTTTAAAACCAAAGCCGCTCTCACCAAAGCGGTTATGGACAGCTACGATTTCATGATCGACGCCGTAAAAGGAATGACCGATGCGCAACTGGGGGAATCGGTGAAAATGGGACAGCGAGAAATGACAAAAGAAGTCGTTCTGTCGAAAGCCTTTGAACACCAAACCCACCATCGGGGACAATGCACCATCTACATTCGGATGAAAGGCGTTAAGCCACCGCAAGAAAAATTGTTTTAA
- a CDS encoding epimerase — translation MKINAIITGATGMVGEGVLMECLQHPDVEQVLVINRKPGGVSHPKLKEIIHKDFFNLKPIESQLSGYDACFFCLGVSSVGMKDEEYKHMTYDLTMNFANLLAKLNPDLTFEYVSGGGTDSTEKGRLAWARVKGATENALMRLFKNAYMMRPGFMKATPGQKNVKSYYKYLDWLYPIGRALYPSGFSTLQELALAMIKSATIGYEKQILEVKDIVALAKR, via the coding sequence ATGAAAATCAACGCAATTATAACGGGTGCCACCGGCATGGTCGGCGAAGGTGTCTTGATGGAATGCCTGCAACATCCAGATGTGGAACAGGTGCTGGTGATCAACCGAAAACCGGGTGGCGTATCGCATCCCAAACTGAAAGAAATTATCCACAAGGACTTCTTCAATCTGAAACCCATCGAGAGTCAACTGAGTGGTTATGATGCCTGCTTTTTCTGTCTGGGGGTATCGTCCGTCGGCATGAAGGATGAAGAATACAAGCACATGACCTACGATCTGACGATGAACTTTGCCAATCTTCTGGCAAAACTCAACCCTGATCTGACCTTCGAGTATGTATCGGGTGGTGGCACCGATAGTACGGAGAAAGGCCGTCTGGCGTGGGCGCGGGTAAAAGGGGCCACCGAAAATGCGCTGATGCGACTATTCAAAAACGCATATATGATGCGTCCGGGATTCATGAAAGCCACGCCCGGACAGAAAAACGTGAAGAGTTATTATAAATACCTGGACTGGCTATATCCCATTGGTCGGGCGCTTTACCCATCTGGTTTTTCAACCTTACAGGAACTGGCACTGGCCATGATCAAATCGGCGACGATTGGGTACGAAAAGCAAATTCTGGAGGTGAAGGACATTGTGGCCTTGGCGAAACGATAA
- a CDS encoding DUF3820 family protein has translation MAIEPAHGNPELLKELLYYQMPFGKYKGHLIKSLPISYLEWFVQKGFPAGKLGMLLQTMYEIKLNGLEYLLDGVRRSL, from the coding sequence ATGGCAATAGAACCAGCCCACGGCAACCCCGAACTGTTAAAAGAATTACTCTACTATCAGATGCCCTTTGGCAAGTACAAAGGGCATCTGATCAAGTCGTTACCCATTTCGTATTTGGAGTGGTTCGTACAAAAAGGTTTTCCGGCTGGCAAGCTGGGCATGTTGCTGCAAACCATGTACGAAATCAAGCTGAATGGATTAGAGTATTTGCTGGATGGTGTTCGGCGTAGTCTCTGA
- a CDS encoding LD-carboxypeptidase produces the protein MSSRRSFLQATTLAPFLSLTDTQSAPALIKPNRLKPGDTIGLFCPAAPAYSQETVKIAQESLAALGFQTKLGPHIYDRYGYLAGRDADRASDLHALFDDNSVKAVMAIHGGWGCARLLPLLDYNLIQRNPKILIGYSDITALLLAIYAKTGLVTMHGPVGSATFNAYTVDWFKRVLIEGELVTMRNPTEKGDNLTQVENRITTIHPGLARGRLVGGNLTVLSHLVGSSYLPDWKNTILFVEDTHEDVYRMDRMLTHLKLVGILDQISGFVFGKCSECGPGSGGYGSLTLDDVLTEHIIPLNKPAYSGAMIGHIRDKFTVPLGIDTEIDATAGTIRLLESAVS, from the coding sequence ATGTCTTCACGTCGTTCATTCCTACAGGCCACGACGCTGGCACCTTTTCTGTCGTTAACCGACACCCAGTCGGCACCTGCGCTTATAAAGCCTAATCGCTTGAAACCCGGTGATACGATTGGGCTATTTTGTCCGGCAGCACCAGCCTACAGTCAGGAAACGGTGAAGATTGCGCAGGAGTCACTGGCTGCGCTTGGATTTCAAACGAAACTGGGCCCGCACATCTACGACCGCTACGGCTACCTCGCCGGACGTGACGCCGACCGAGCCTCTGATTTACATGCGCTCTTCGACGATAACAGTGTCAAGGCCGTCATGGCGATTCATGGCGGTTGGGGCTGCGCCCGGTTGCTCCCTCTTCTTGACTACAACCTGATTCAACGCAATCCGAAAATCCTGATTGGCTATAGCGATATTACGGCCTTGCTGCTGGCCATTTATGCCAAAACTGGCCTGGTGACGATGCATGGGCCTGTTGGGTCCGCGACGTTCAATGCGTACACGGTTGACTGGTTCAAGCGGGTACTGATCGAAGGCGAACTGGTAACCATGCGCAACCCCACCGAAAAAGGCGATAACCTGACGCAGGTTGAGAATCGAATCACCACGATTCATCCGGGTCTCGCCCGTGGTCGACTCGTAGGGGGCAACCTAACCGTATTGAGTCATCTGGTTGGTTCGTCGTACCTGCCCGATTGGAAAAACACGATCTTGTTTGTTGAAGACACGCATGAGGACGTTTACCGTATGGATCGGATGTTGACGCACCTTAAACTGGTGGGTATTCTGGATCAGATTTCGGGATTCGTTTTCGGTAAATGCAGCGAATGTGGCCCCGGAAGCGGTGGCTACGGCTCGCTGACATTAGATGATGTGCTCACCGAGCATATTATTCCATTAAACAAACCAGCTTATTCGGGAGCCATGATTGGCCACATTCGTGATAAATTTACCGTTCCTTTGGGCATCGACACCGAAATTGACGCCACGGCGGGTACGATAAGACTGCTGGAATCGGCAGTGAGTTGA
- a CDS encoding helix-turn-helix domain-containing protein encodes MNTERFLPVDRLRPFVKTFMIIESEQGMVNKLLPGTSIVMAFRYKGNVRYAEGTGKAPMPTAVITGLRNSLRLVDYAQQTATLLVIFNEGGASALFKESLHELFGLSAALDELIPRRTVSKLEERLAEANSNQQRVTIVEQFLLSRLHETSTDLLIRKAIQHIQLSKGTVRIHELLADLPISQDPFEKRFRRMVGTSPKQFSRIVRLRSVINQYSPAQSLTETAHQAGYFDQAHFIKDFRTFTGQVPHLFFQSGGYW; translated from the coding sequence ATGAACACAGAGCGATTTCTACCCGTTGATCGTCTGCGACCATTTGTCAAGACGTTCATGATCATTGAGAGTGAACAGGGGATGGTCAATAAATTATTGCCCGGCACGTCTATTGTCATGGCGTTTAGATACAAAGGAAACGTTCGATATGCGGAAGGAACAGGTAAAGCACCGATGCCAACAGCGGTGATAACGGGTTTACGAAACTCATTGCGCCTGGTCGACTATGCCCAACAAACAGCGACACTATTGGTCATTTTCAACGAAGGGGGCGCGTCGGCCTTGTTTAAAGAATCCTTGCACGAATTGTTTGGCCTTAGTGCCGCACTGGATGAGCTTATTCCGCGTCGGACTGTAAGCAAGCTGGAGGAGCGGTTGGCTGAAGCTAATAGCAACCAACAGCGAGTTACGATCGTAGAACAGTTTCTGTTGTCAAGACTTCACGAAACGTCAACCGATCTGCTGATAAGAAAGGCTATTCAACATATCCAGCTTTCTAAAGGCACAGTTCGTATCCATGAATTGCTGGCCGATCTGCCCATTAGTCAGGACCCTTTCGAGAAACGGTTTCGACGAATGGTAGGCACCTCACCAAAACAGTTTTCGAGAATCGTACGACTACGATCGGTGATCAATCAGTATTCGCCGGCACAGAGTCTTACCGAAACCGCCCATCAGGCAGGTTATTTTGATCAGGCTCATTTCATAAAAGACTTCAGGACGTTTACTGGGCAAGTGCCTCACCTTTTCTTTCAATCGGGAGGATATTGGTGA
- a CDS encoding amidohydrolase family protein: MKYLLALLLITLLLAPRTLLLAQELTSNGQRDIVFKSVNVIPMDRERVIDNQTVVVRNGRITAMGNEGSVKFSKDALVIDAKGKYLTPGWAEIHAHVPPIDDIQPMKEVLMLYLSNGITTIRGMLGHPKHLELRSKINSGEILGPHFYTTGPSFNGQTVKSADRGAEMVREQKAAGYDFLKLHPGLTKETFPAIAKTAHEVGIPFVGHVSFNVGVWRAIDAGYSSIDHLDGFVEAVVPRSDTLAEPETGLFASWIAYRADASQIPKLVKGLREKHIRVVPTQSLAERWLSPLSADAFSNDPEMKYMKPEQLKGWVDTKKGYLANPNFSKEHAEKLIQIRRKLIYECQKNGVDLLLGSDAPQIFNVPGFSIHHEMNYMVDAGLTPYEVLRTGTVNVASYFNKPDWGTIKTGNVSDMVLLSGNPLTDITQTKNIEGVMMGTNWLSKAYIQNELKKLEKQ; this comes from the coding sequence ATGAAATACCTACTCGCCCTTCTGCTCATCACCCTGCTCTTGGCACCCCGCACGCTGCTACTCGCACAGGAATTAACCAGCAACGGTCAGCGCGATATTGTGTTCAAATCAGTCAACGTTATACCCATGGATCGGGAGCGCGTTATCGACAACCAGACGGTGGTGGTGCGCAATGGCCGAATAACGGCAATGGGCAATGAGGGAAGTGTGAAATTCAGCAAAGACGCGCTGGTGATTGACGCAAAAGGCAAATACCTCACGCCCGGTTGGGCCGAAATCCACGCTCACGTGCCACCTATTGATGATATACAACCCATGAAAGAGGTCCTAATGCTGTATCTGTCCAATGGTATCACGACCATTCGGGGCATGCTGGGGCACCCAAAGCATCTGGAGTTACGAAGTAAAATCAATAGCGGTGAAATTCTCGGACCTCATTTTTATACAACCGGTCCTTCGTTCAACGGACAAACCGTCAAATCGGCGGATCGGGGTGCCGAAATGGTGCGTGAACAAAAAGCCGCCGGTTATGATTTTCTGAAACTGCATCCCGGCCTCACCAAAGAAACATTCCCGGCTATTGCTAAAACTGCCCACGAAGTCGGCATTCCGTTTGTTGGCCACGTTTCCTTTAATGTCGGTGTTTGGCGCGCTATCGACGCAGGTTATTCGTCTATTGATCACCTGGATGGGTTTGTCGAAGCGGTTGTACCCCGCTCTGATACATTAGCCGAACCCGAAACCGGTTTGTTCGCGTCCTGGATTGCCTACCGGGCCGATGCGTCTCAGATTCCGAAACTAGTAAAAGGCTTGCGCGAAAAGCATATTCGGGTGGTACCTACGCAATCACTGGCCGAGCGCTGGCTTTCTCCGCTTTCAGCTGATGCGTTTTCCAATGACCCTGAAATGAAATACATGAAGCCGGAGCAGCTTAAAGGCTGGGTAGATACGAAGAAGGGCTATCTCGCTAATCCGAATTTCTCGAAAGAACACGCCGAAAAGCTCATTCAGATTCGCCGGAAGCTGATTTACGAATGCCAGAAAAACGGCGTTGACCTGTTGTTAGGCTCCGATGCCCCCCAAATCTTCAACGTGCCGGGCTTCTCGATTCACCACGAAATGAACTACATGGTCGATGCGGGATTGACCCCCTACGAAGTCCTGCGTACGGGGACAGTCAATGTGGCATCGTATTTCAACAAACCAGATTGGGGCACGATCAAAACCGGCAACGTGTCGGACATGGTGCTGTTGAGTGGCAACCCGTTGACAGACATCACACAAACCAAAAATATTGAAGGGGTGATGATGGGAACGAACTGGTTATCGAAAGCGTACATCCAGAACGAGTTGAAAAAGCTGGAGAAGCAGTAG